One bacterium genomic window carries:
- a CDS encoding universal stress protein: MVDSQTISGAILAAVDFSDHSEAALLWAAKAARSFDVPLIVLHVVHDPEAAPGYYSKKQDEGHLQRLEDSAREMLDEFIARVRHDHPEFKDVKEFRSELVVGLPANRILEVAELAGASMIVVGSQGRTGLAHLLLGSKAERVAQLSPIPVTIVKSATPLEEFE, translated from the coding sequence GTGGTCGATTCTCAGACGATCTCGGGTGCCATCCTCGCAGCTGTGGACTTTTCGGACCACTCCGAGGCTGCGCTTTTATGGGCAGCAAAGGCCGCACGGAGCTTCGACGTCCCACTGATCGTACTGCACGTAGTCCACGATCCCGAGGCCGCGCCGGGCTACTACTCCAAGAAGCAGGACGAGGGTCATCTGCAACGCCTGGAGGACAGCGCCAGGGAGATGCTCGACGAATTCATCGCGCGAGTTCGCCATGACCATCCGGAATTCAAGGACGTGAAGGAATTCCGCAGTGAACTGGTCGTGGGCCTGCCGGCAAATCGCATCCTCGAGGTGGCGGAGCTAGCTGGTGCCAGCATGATCGTGGTGGGCAGTCAGGGGCGCACCGGGCTCGCTCATCTCTTGCTGGGCTCCAAGGCCGAACGCGTCGCCCAGCTCTCTCCAATCCCGGTCACGATCGTGAAATCAGCGACTCCGCTCGAGGAATTCGAGTGA
- a CDS encoding TIGR00153 family protein translates to MALLDMFARSPFKPLQEHMRTVQLCVLEVVPLFEALCAGETERLRELQQKIDVLEGEADTKKNEIREHLPKRLFLPVDRRDLLEMLDMQDSIADTAQDIAGLLNERDMSVPESLQYSLMELVRSVAKACQQAGAVIEKLDELVEMGFRGREADHVLSMIVTLGNMESETDRLGATLTRELFKLEGEMSPVSIMLWYQMSHWIGDLADYAEKCGNRLRLLVAT, encoded by the coding sequence ATGGCACTTCTCGACATGTTCGCCCGTTCCCCCTTCAAACCGCTCCAGGAACACATGCGCACAGTCCAGCTGTGCGTGCTCGAGGTCGTGCCGCTATTCGAAGCGCTCTGCGCCGGGGAGACCGAGCGCCTGCGGGAACTTCAGCAGAAGATCGACGTCCTCGAGGGTGAAGCCGACACCAAGAAGAATGAGATCCGCGAACACCTGCCCAAGCGGCTGTTTCTTCCGGTCGATCGCCGCGACCTGCTCGAAATGCTCGACATGCAGGACTCGATCGCAGATACCGCACAGGACATCGCCGGACTGCTCAACGAACGCGATATGAGCGTGCCTGAAAGCCTGCAGTACTCACTCATGGAACTGGTGCGCTCCGTGGCAAAGGCTTGTCAGCAGGCCGGTGCTGTGATAGAGAAACTGGACGAACTGGTCGAGATGGGTTTCCGCGGGCGCGAGGCGGATCACGTGCTCTCGATGATCGTGACCCTCGGAAACATGGAGAGTGAGACCGATCGCCTGGGTGCAACTCTGACCCGGGAACTCTTCAAACTCGAGGGGGAGATGTCACCCGTCTCGATCATGCTCTGGTACCAGATGAGTCACTGGATCGGAGATCTCGCAGACTACGCAGAGAAGTGCGGAAATCGACTGCGCCTGCTAGTGGCCACTTGA
- a CDS encoding inorganic phosphate transporter — MAWAIGANDVANAMGTSVGSGALTLWGAVVVAGVLEFAGAFLVGGHVTKTIRGGILDPTIAAAAPETVIYGMLAALCAAATWLVFATRAGWPVSTTHSIVGAIVGFGAVGLGMDAVEWDRLVPIVASWVLSPLLSGTASFLLFVLIRSTILEHPDPIAQVKRWGPPHIFSLVVVLGLVTLYKGLKNLGLDFELGTAVALSGMLGLVTTLIAYPLVSRVRVDPEADRDFHYATVERMFGIMQIVSACAIAFAHGSNDVANAIGPLAAVLHISSTGTLEAAAPVPTWVLVIGGVGIVAGLSMWGYRVIETVGERITQLTPTRGYAATAAAAATIVLASRLGIPVSTTHVLVGAVLGVGLAGGIAALDFRVVGRIVVSWIVTLPAGAGLAIFFFYFFKGLLLSHGG; from the coding sequence ATGGCCTGGGCCATCGGTGCGAACGACGTCGCCAACGCCATGGGCACCTCTGTGGGCTCGGGCGCCCTGACGCTTTGGGGCGCCGTCGTAGTCGCCGGCGTGTTGGAGTTCGCAGGAGCTTTTCTGGTCGGAGGACACGTCACCAAGACGATTCGCGGGGGCATCCTCGATCCGACCATCGCGGCGGCAGCACCGGAGACCGTCATATACGGAATGCTCGCGGCGTTATGCGCCGCTGCCACCTGGCTTGTTTTCGCGACCCGCGCCGGCTGGCCAGTCTCGACCACACACTCGATCGTGGGCGCGATCGTGGGCTTCGGCGCAGTCGGGCTGGGAATGGACGCTGTGGAGTGGGACCGCCTGGTCCCGATCGTCGCGTCCTGGGTCCTCTCGCCGCTGCTCTCGGGAACAGCCTCTTTCCTGCTTTTCGTCCTGATCCGAAGCACCATACTCGAGCACCCAGATCCGATTGCGCAGGTCAAACGCTGGGGGCCACCCCATATCTTCTCTCTCGTGGTCGTGCTGGGCCTGGTGACACTGTACAAGGGCCTGAAGAACCTCGGACTCGACTTCGAGCTCGGCACAGCCGTTGCCCTCTCGGGAATGCTCGGTTTGGTCACGACGCTGATCGCCTATCCACTGGTGAGCCGGGTGCGCGTCGATCCGGAAGCCGATCGGGACTTTCACTACGCGACGGTCGAGCGGATGTTCGGCATCATGCAGATCGTGAGCGCTTGCGCGATCGCCTTCGCGCACGGTTCGAACGACGTCGCCAACGCCATCGGCCCCCTGGCCGCCGTACTGCACATCTCCAGCACAGGAACTCTTGAAGCGGCCGCGCCCGTACCGACATGGGTCCTGGTGATCGGCGGGGTCGGTATCGTTGCCGGCTTGTCGATGTGGGGTTATCGAGTGATCGAGACGGTCGGCGAGCGAATCACCCAACTCACGCCCACGCGCGGCTACGCGGCAACAGCAGCGGCCGCGGCGACGATCGTACTCGCGAGTCGCCTGGGAATCCCGGTCTCGACCACGCATGTGCTGGTCGGCGCCGTCCTCGGGGTCGGTCTCGCCGGCGGCATCGCGGCCCTCGATTTCCGCGTCGTGGGTCGAATCGTCGTATCGTGGATAGTCACGCTTCCAGCCGGAGCCGGGCTGGCGATTTTCTTCTTCTACTTCTTCAAGGGACTACTCTTGTCCCACGGAGGTTAG
- a CDS encoding fumarate reductase subunit C: protein MSRKPYVRPMSNTWWLEKPEYTVYMLRELTSLFVGGYAVVMLLGLIRLSEGQAAYEGFLAALTSPLAIGLHVLALLFAVLHSATFFFAAPAALPLQIGENKVAPAIVAGATYGAWVVVSLVVIALVVWR, encoded by the coding sequence ATGAGTCGCAAACCCTATGTCCGCCCGATGTCGAACACGTGGTGGCTGGAAAAACCGGAATACACGGTCTACATGCTCCGCGAACTGACGAGCCTGTTTGTCGGCGGATACGCGGTGGTGATGTTGCTTGGCCTGATACGCCTGAGTGAAGGCCAGGCTGCCTACGAAGGGTTCCTGGCTGCGCTGACCTCGCCCCTGGCGATCGGGCTTCACGTGCTTGCGCTGCTTTTTGCAGTGCTTCATTCCGCCACGTTCTTTTTCGCGGCACCGGCAGCGCTGCCACTGCAGATCGGCGAAAACAAGGTCGCACCGGCGATCGTCGCCGGCGCGACCTACGGCGCCTGGGTGGTGGTCTCGCTAGTGGTCATCGCCCTCGTGGTCTGGAGGTAA
- a CDS encoding SDR family oxidoreductase, giving the protein MILQDKTVIVSGVGPGLGGEVARLALRDGAKVMIGARTETRLKEMAERLDPTGERVGFFAFDITDEAACESLVAAAEQRFGGVDAMAQVAALDALFGTLDSTPAEDLRKAMEVNLIGSLQLARAAARAMRKSGGGSIVLVGSQSFQQPPPMQQIAYASSKGALISAMYHMAAELGPHKIRVNTVIPTWMWGPPVEMYVNWQAKERGVPAREVIAEITANMPLGEIPPDEDVAEAIVFFCSDRARMITGQSLRVDAGEVMG; this is encoded by the coding sequence GTGATTCTGCAGGACAAGACAGTGATCGTCTCCGGTGTGGGACCGGGACTCGGCGGTGAGGTTGCACGACTGGCTCTGCGCGATGGAGCCAAAGTGATGATCGGAGCCCGTACCGAGACGCGTTTGAAGGAAATGGCCGAGCGTCTCGATCCCACCGGTGAGCGCGTCGGGTTTTTCGCGTTCGACATTACAGATGAGGCAGCCTGCGAAAGCCTGGTTGCAGCCGCGGAACAGCGCTTCGGTGGCGTGGACGCAATGGCGCAAGTGGCCGCCCTCGACGCTTTGTTCGGAACGCTCGATAGCACACCCGCGGAAGACCTGCGCAAGGCGATGGAGGTCAACCTGATTGGAAGCCTGCAACTCGCGCGTGCGGCGGCGCGGGCGATGAGGAAGTCCGGCGGCGGGTCGATTGTCCTGGTCGGCTCACAGTCTTTCCAACAACCGCCCCCGATGCAGCAGATCGCCTACGCTTCCTCGAAGGGAGCGCTGATCTCGGCCATGTATCATATGGCCGCGGAATTGGGTCCACACAAGATCCGTGTAAACACCGTGATTCCCACCTGGATGTGGGGGCCGCCAGTCGAGATGTACGTGAACTGGCAGGCGAAAGAACGCGGTGTTCCGGCCCGGGAAGTAATCGCCGAGATTACCGCGAACATGCCACTCGGAGAGATTCCGCCGGACGAAGATGTGGCCGAAGCCATCGTGTTCTTTTGCTCGGATCGTGCGCGCATGATTACCGGGCAGTCATTGCGCGTGGATGCGGGCGAGGTGATGGGGTAG
- a CDS encoding Na/Pi cotransporter family protein — protein sequence MMGLFGGLALFLYGMEKMADALKLAAGDQMKNILAKLTTNRVMGLFTGAFVTAVIQSSSVTTVLVVGFISAGLMSLSQSIGVILGADIGTTITAQIIAFKVTKYALLLVASGFAVMFFSKSQNWKQHGAGVMGLGLIFFGMGVMGDAMDPLRSYPPFLALMSQMESPLYGVLAAALFTAVIQSSSATTGVVIVMASQGLITLPAGIALIFGANIGTCITAILAAVGRPREALRAAVVHVVFKVVGVLLWIAFIDPLADLVAWFSPRADSGITGLAKSAAETPRQIANAHTVFNVANALLFLPFSTQFARLIEWLVPDRPIEEEEEVRAKYLDLDLLDTPSLALDRARLEILHMGDLVREMLRSILPAVLNGPRETVEEVGEMDNSVDALHGQIITYLGQISQVQLNASQTEELLQLMEAVNALENIGDIIETNLVALGIGRLTTDVRVSEATREVINEFHASVTKAFEASLLAITQKNEEAARVVVDMKREINRLADSAAMHEAKRLVATEPNRLPAYTLEIDILENLKRIYYFCKRMARVVVPTEPPPETD from the coding sequence ATGATGGGCCTGTTCGGCGGCTTGGCTCTGTTCCTGTACGGAATGGAGAAAATGGCCGACGCCTTGAAGCTGGCCGCCGGTGACCAGATGAAGAACATCCTGGCCAAGCTCACGACTAACCGCGTGATGGGGCTGTTCACAGGTGCTTTCGTGACCGCCGTGATCCAGTCCTCATCGGTCACCACTGTTCTGGTCGTCGGTTTCATCTCTGCGGGACTCATGTCCCTTTCGCAGTCCATCGGCGTGATCCTGGGAGCCGACATAGGCACGACGATCACGGCCCAGATCATCGCTTTCAAGGTCACCAAGTACGCACTGCTCCTGGTTGCGAGCGGCTTTGCGGTGATGTTCTTCTCGAAGAGTCAGAACTGGAAACAGCACGGTGCGGGAGTGATGGGCCTTGGTCTGATCTTCTTCGGGATGGGCGTGATGGGCGACGCCATGGATCCCCTTCGCAGCTATCCACCCTTCCTCGCATTGATGTCTCAAATGGAGAGTCCTCTGTACGGAGTCCTGGCTGCAGCACTCTTTACGGCGGTGATCCAGTCGTCGTCGGCGACCACAGGCGTCGTGATCGTGATGGCGAGCCAGGGTCTGATCACCCTGCCGGCGGGCATCGCCCTCATTTTCGGAGCGAATATCGGCACCTGCATTACGGCCATTCTCGCGGCGGTCGGTCGACCTCGAGAGGCCTTGCGAGCCGCCGTCGTGCACGTCGTATTCAAGGTCGTCGGAGTGCTCCTCTGGATTGCCTTCATCGACCCGCTCGCAGACCTGGTCGCGTGGTTCTCGCCCAGGGCCGACTCCGGCATTACCGGACTCGCAAAATCCGCGGCCGAGACACCCCGACAGATCGCCAACGCACACACGGTCTTCAACGTCGCCAACGCGCTCCTCTTCCTTCCCTTCTCCACACAGTTCGCTCGCCTGATCGAGTGGCTGGTTCCCGACCGACCGATCGAAGAGGAAGAAGAGGTGCGGGCCAAGTACCTGGATCTCGACCTCCTCGACACGCCGTCGCTCGCGCTTGACCGGGCCCGACTGGAGATCCTGCACATGGGAGATCTGGTTCGAGAGATGCTCCGCTCGATTCTCCCCGCCGTACTGAACGGCCCGCGCGAAACCGTCGAAGAGGTCGGAGAGATGGACAACTCGGTCGATGCCCTGCATGGCCAGATCATCACCTACCTGGGTCAGATCAGTCAGGTGCAGTTGAACGCCTCGCAGACTGAAGAACTCCTGCAACTCATGGAGGCCGTCAACGCTCTCGAGAACATCGGGGACATCATCGAAACCAACCTGGTCGCACTCGGGATCGGCCGTCTCACGACCGACGTCCGCGTAAGCGAAGCGACCCGGGAAGTGATCAACGAGTTCCACGCCAGTGTCACCAAGGCCTTCGAAGCATCCCTGCTCGCAATCACGCAGAAGAACGAGGAAGCCGCGCGCGTCGTCGTCGACATGAAACGGGAAATCAACCGACTCGCAGATTCTGCGGCGATGCACGAGGCGAAACGCCTGGTGGCAACCGAACCGAATCGGCTTCCGGCCTACACCTTGGAAATCGACATCCTCGAGAACCTGAAACGCATCTACTACTTCTGCAAGCGAATGGCCCGGGTCGTCGTTCCCACTGAGCCTCCTCCAGAGACGGATTGA
- a CDS encoding fumarate reductase subunit D, whose translation MAKSNEPMVWSLFSAGGMISALVTPVLILITGITVPLGVIGSDAIGFERAHAFAANPLGKLILLGLVILPLWHCAHRFRAVMVDLGPHGAKTAFGVVCYGFALVCSILAIVTIVPI comes from the coding sequence ATGGCGAAATCCAACGAACCGATGGTCTGGTCGCTATTTTCCGCCGGCGGCATGATCTCGGCCCTGGTCACACCGGTGCTGATCTTGATTACCGGCATCACCGTTCCCCTGGGCGTCATTGGCAGCGATGCCATCGGCTTCGAACGCGCTCATGCGTTTGCGGCGAATCCGCTCGGCAAACTGATCCTCCTGGGCCTGGTGATCTTGCCCCTCTGGCATTGCGCTCACCGCTTCCGCGCCGTGATGGTCGACCTGGGCCCGCATGGAGCCAAGACGGCTTTCGGCGTAGTCTGCTACGGCTTTGCCCTGGTCTGCTCGATCCTCGCGATCGTTACAATCGTTCCGATCTAA
- a CDS encoding succinate dehydrogenase/fumarate reductase iron-sulfur subunit: protein MSEKTIEIEVLRYDPDKDSEPHFQTFTVPYVEHWVVLDALNHIKDNIDQSLSFRWSCHMAVCGSCGYNVNGEPHLGCKTFIRDYYPNKVRVEPLANFPIERDLVVDQDDFIDKFADIKPYIIREHHNTIDEGTYKQSRAELIKFKQFTMCINCLLCYAACPQYGLNPEFYGPAALSMAHRYNNDSRDEGREERMEVLAAEEGVWGCTFVGACSRACPKDVDPAGAIQQIKIAATNDWMKEKLMPWGKK from the coding sequence ATGTCTGAGAAAACGATCGAAATCGAAGTGTTGCGCTACGATCCGGACAAGGATTCCGAGCCGCATTTTCAGACTTTCACAGTCCCGTACGTAGAGCACTGGGTCGTTCTGGATGCGTTGAACCACATCAAAGACAACATCGATCAGTCTTTGAGCTTTCGCTGGTCGTGTCATATGGCGGTTTGCGGCAGCTGCGGATACAACGTCAACGGCGAACCCCATCTCGGTTGCAAGACGTTCATCCGCGATTACTACCCGAACAAGGTCCGGGTGGAACCATTGGCCAACTTCCCGATCGAACGCGATCTCGTCGTGGATCAGGACGACTTCATCGACAAGTTCGCGGACATCAAGCCGTACATCATCCGCGAACACCACAATACGATCGATGAAGGCACGTACAAGCAATCTCGAGCTGAGTTGATCAAGTTCAAACAGTTCACGATGTGCATCAACTGCCTGCTGTGCTACGCGGCCTGCCCGCAGTACGGACTCAATCCGGAGTTCTACGGTCCGGCGGCCTTGTCGATGGCTCATCGCTATAACAACGACTCCCGCGACGAAGGCCGTGAAGAACGCATGGAGGTACTCGCGGCCGAGGAAGGCGTGTGGGGCTGCACGTTCGTAGGCGCCTGTTCGCGGGCGTGCCCGAAAGACGTCGATCCGGCGGGCGCGATCCAGCAGATCAAGATCGCAGCCACGAATGATTGGATGAAAGAAAAGCTGATGCCATGGGGGAAGAAATGA
- a CDS encoding Crp/Fnr family transcriptional regulator, giving the protein MSDARQLIGFDWLTGLPAEDLTALRDAATDRDYKPHQVIFAPSAEPRSVYLLESGLVRIYRLSEEGAEMTFGFVSPGEAFGEFAAFGDYQRESFAEAVASSSVMKTRKGAFLKVFADNPELVLELARQIGERFKRIESRVEDLAFRNVRARVAHVLLELGEDFGIPEPGGLALDIHLTQAELATLVGTTRQTANTVLQELDHEGLIKLRNRRTVIAQGDELHATAGQTIGS; this is encoded by the coding sequence ATGAGCGATGCCCGACAACTCATTGGCTTCGACTGGCTGACGGGGCTTCCCGCCGAGGATCTGACGGCGCTGCGCGACGCCGCCACCGACCGCGACTACAAACCCCACCAGGTGATCTTCGCACCTTCAGCTGAGCCGAGGTCCGTATACCTATTGGAGAGCGGACTCGTGCGCATCTATCGGCTCTCGGAAGAAGGCGCGGAGATGACCTTCGGCTTTGTTTCGCCGGGAGAGGCTTTTGGCGAGTTCGCCGCCTTCGGTGACTACCAGCGCGAGAGCTTTGCCGAGGCGGTCGCATCCAGTTCGGTGATGAAAACCCGCAAAGGTGCGTTCCTGAAGGTGTTTGCCGACAACCCTGAACTCGTGCTCGAGCTGGCCCGGCAGATCGGCGAGCGCTTCAAGCGCATCGAGAGCCGTGTCGAGGACCTCGCCTTTCGCAATGTGCGGGCGCGCGTGGCTCACGTCCTCCTCGAACTAGGCGAGGACTTCGGAATCCCCGAACCGGGTGGGCTGGCACTCGATATCCACCTCACGCAGGCCGAACTTGCCACGCTCGTGGGAACCACCCGGCAGACGGCCAACACCGTTTTGCAGGAACTCGATCACGAGGGTCTGATCAAGCTGAGGAACCGGCGCACCGTAATCGCCCAGGGCGATGAATTGCACGCCACGGCCGGGCAGACGATCGGAAGCTGA
- a CDS encoding histidine phosphatase family protein: protein MTSAEKVEKSSATRELILLRHAKSTWDTDTSSDLGRPLAKRGKRDSLHMGRWLKDCGLVPDLVLSSPANRTQQTAVTVLEELESEPDLIHSDERLYLGDLEDLLAVLKDCPAERARVLIVGHSPGLEQLTTFLVGEPLELPPVGKTFPTGAAALLRLPEDWSDLRPGAAQLIALMRPRALPKT, encoded by the coding sequence ATCACGAGCGCTGAAAAAGTCGAAAAGAGCAGCGCGACACGCGAACTGATCCTGCTTCGACACGCCAAGTCCACATGGGACACGGATACGTCATCCGATCTGGGGCGACCGCTGGCAAAGCGTGGCAAACGGGACAGTCTGCACATGGGCCGCTGGCTGAAGGACTGCGGGCTGGTGCCCGATCTGGTGTTGAGTTCGCCGGCCAACCGCACCCAGCAGACGGCCGTGACCGTTCTGGAGGAACTCGAGAGCGAACCGGACTTGATCCATTCGGACGAGCGCCTCTACCTCGGTGACCTCGAAGATCTGCTCGCCGTCCTCAAGGACTGCCCGGCAGAGCGCGCCCGGGTATTGATCGTCGGGCACAGTCCCGGACTCGAGCAACTCACCACGTTCCTGGTTGGTGAACCGCTGGAACTTCCGCCGGTCGGCAAGACCTTCCCGACCGGCGCCGCCGCGCTGCTGCGCTTGCCCGAGGACTGGAGTGATCTACGACCGGGTGCCGCACAACTGATCGCCCTGATGCGCCCGCGCGCGTTGCCGAAAACATGA